Sequence from the Drosophila innubila isolate TH190305 chromosome 3L unlocalized genomic scaffold, UK_Dinn_1.0 0_D_3L, whole genome shotgun sequence genome:
aactttttcactttttatgttTACTTGTTTCACCCAAATCAAGGGCTGAAACTGccaaaatattgcttaagactataaataaaacaattatctaCAATTCTGCATCattactttattgttttaacgtcgaaaaacattaaaaaatgagGAAATTCATAACTGGTTCCGACTCCGTGAACCAAGTTCCGTTTTTCGTTGCTGGCGAACCGTTGCTAACTTGACGCACATCGATTATTGCTTCAATCAGATTCAACTGGCAACTTTAAATTGAACTAGATCATTCATTTAAACTAGTGTCGTACAGGGTTGACTAATATCGACAAAACAGCTGTGCAGGCATAACGTAACGGcgtgtgtttgcttttattcAATCTACTTGCCATAGCAACTTTTAatctataatataaaattatgtgAAGTGTAAGCATTCGGTTGAAATTCAGTCAATAGAttggttgtttttttaatcaaatttaatgcattAGGCCTGCCAATCTACAACTTACAGAGATACTCAAATTCAACATATTCTAATTAGGTAACGCTGACATTTCATGTTGAAATTAATACCATTAACTGGCTGTACTTCTGTGCCCTACTCAATCAATACGCCTTAAATATTAAGCTTCCCGCGTACACAGTGTAATTACTCAGGTACACTCAACCTGTGATATCTCAGTCTCAGCAGTGACGAATTTCGTCATGACCTTTTGAGACCTACATGCGATTTGTGATGTGCGTTGAATCTGTGTGATGAATTTGGCCCTGACTTGCTTTCAAGTTAATTCATACTGGTCATCACAAATGCGTAGTAAACTTAAGGTTAATATTTTAGAGCAAGTGATTAATTTTATGCTTGCATCacccttttttatttctaatgaAGCAACATTAAATCGGAATTGATAAGCGCGCGTAAAATCAGCGAACATTGAACCATAGCCAAATTGTTGATAACATTTCTTTCTATCTCTTATCAGTGGCAACATAATGGATCTGCCTGGATATGTGGCCAACAAAATTGGGGTGCCTGTGGAAGCATTCCGGCTACTTTTGACGCTGCTCGCCGGTaagaatattcaaaaaaaaatcaatcaattgatttgaaattttagatTATCACACTATCTCTTATCTTAGGTTATCCAATTGCGTCAATTTACCATAAATACATTGTCAATAGACAAAAGACACTGCATCACTTGTACTTTGCATTATGCGGCTTAAGCTTATGCTATTACAATTATGGCTCGGACACATATCATTCCCTTTTGGCCACAGGCACCACATTTGTACTGGTGACATTTTTAAGGAGCTCACCACTTTTGCTGTTGATCATCAATTTCATCTTTCACATGGGCTATTTGTTGCTGGGCTACTACTACACGGCCAGCAATGAGTATGACATCTTGTGGACCATGCCGCACTGCATCCTGACGCTGCGCATgattggctttggctttgatgTTACCGATGGATTGAAGATGGAGGAAGAGCTATCCAAGGATCAGAAAGAGACGGCACTGAGACAACCGCCCAATCTACTTGAGCTGTTGGCATTCGCGTACTTTCCCAGCAGTTTCCTGGTTGGTCCTCAATTTCCCTATCGCCGATATCAGAGCTTCACCAATGGAGAATTTCGCCAGTACGATGGCTATTGGGATGCGGGTCTTAAGCGTCTGGCCACTGGTGTCCTCTATCTGGCAATCTGTCAAGTTGGTTTGTCCTATTTGCCGGATGGATATTTCCTGTCGTCTGAGTTTGCGCAGGAGTCTTTCATCAAGCGCATCTACTTCTTGGGCTTTTGGGCCAAGTTCTCACTGTACAAGTACATTTCATGCTGGCTGTTCGCAGAAGGCTCGTTAATGTGCATTGGCGTTACCTACAAAGGCAAGGATGCCCTCGGGAATCCGGACTGGTCCGGCTGTAGTAATGTTAAGCTGAAGCTACTGGAGACTGGGAATACCATGCAGCACTACGTCCAGAGCTTTAATGTGAACACAAATCAGTGGGTGGCTCATTACGTTTTCAAGCGTCTCAAGTTCCTCAACAATCGCAATATCAGCTATGGAGCTGCCTTGGGCTTTCTGGCCGTCTGGCATGGCTTCCACAGTGGCTACTACATGGCATTCCTCATGGAATACATGATTGTCAGCACGGAGAAGCAGGTAAGttttgatttgaataaataatatgaattattttaaagccaTTTCCTTTCCTTTACAGATTGAAAGCGT
This genomic interval carries:
- the LOC117787000 gene encoding lysophospholipid acyltransferase 5, producing MDLPGYVANKIGVPVEAFRLLLTLLAGYPIASIYHKYIVNRQKTLHHLYFALCGLSLCYYNYGSDTYHSLLATGTTFVLVTFLRSSPLLLLIINFIFHMGYLLLGYYYTASNEYDILWTMPHCILTLRMIGFGFDVTDGLKMEEELSKDQKETALRQPPNLLELLAFAYFPSSFLVGPQFPYRRYQSFTNGEFRQYDGYWDAGLKRLATGVLYLAICQVGLSYLPDGYFLSSEFAQESFIKRIYFLGFWAKFSLYKYISCWLFAEGSLMCIGVTYKGKDALGNPDWSGCSNVKLKLLETGNTMQHYVQSFNVNTNQWVAHYVFKRLKFLNNRNISYGAALGFLAVWHGFHSGYYMAFLMEYMIVSTEKQIESVYTRHVLPTYGEMLNNSKIYAIIYFLCLKSYNIVYMGWCLTSFVFLKYERWITVFSAVNYFGFIYMLIWACLFNGYRYFVKSQTREHRTVPPVKQATD